The stretch of DNA CGGCCTCGCGCATACCGCGGATGATCGTGTCCAGGCCCCGCGCGGACAGGATCCGGTCGCGGGCCAGCACCTCCAGATCGCCGGTGCGCGGGTCCTGTGGCAGGTACCCCACATCGCCGGACCGGGTGATCGTGCCGGCCGCGGGCAGCAGCTCCCCGGCCAGCGCCCTGGTGAGGGTGGTCTTGCCCGCGCCGTTACGGCCCACGAGGCCGACGCGGTCCCCAGGGGCGACGCGAAAGCTGGCGTTCTCCAGCAGGATGCGCGAACCAGCGCGCAGTTCGATGTCCAATGCGGTGATCATGAGAAGCGAACGCTCCAAGGCAGATGGATCGGCGGTCGGTACGGGATGGCGGAAGCCGGCCTAGATCGGAGGCGTTCGCATGGGGTTCAGTCTACGAGACGAGGCCGCCGCGACCGCGCGTGTGCTCGCTCATGGCGCGCCGGGGACAATGCGTCTCAGTCGGCGGCCAGCCGGGTGAGCGGTCGGGTGGGCCGCAGGCGCGTGTCCCACGGACGGAGGTGGCAGGAGATGCGCTTCGACGAGGACGCCGAACTCGACTCCTCACAGGTCGAGGACGTCGGCGGCTCGGGCGGCTTCCCCGGTGGGGGCATCGCGATCGGCGGCGGCGCGATCGGGATCATCGGGCTGATCCTCGTGCTGTTGTTCGGGGGCGGGATCGACCTCTCGTCGCTGGAGTCCGGCGGGCAGCAGCCCGCGCAGCCGGGGTCCGACCTCGCGGCCGAGTGCCGAAGCGGCGCGGACGCGAACGCCAACCAGAAGTGCCGGATCGTCGCGGACGTGAACAGCATCCAGGCGTTCTGGTCTGGTGAGTTCGCGCGGCGCGGCGGCCGGTACACGCGGGCCAAGACGACGCTGTTCACCGGCTCGGTCGACACCGGCTGCGGCTTCGCGAGCTCAGCGGTGGGCCCCTTCTACTGCCCGGCGGACCGGCACGTGTACCTGGACCTCGGGTTCTTCCAGGACCTGCGGGCGCGGTTCGGCGCCCGGGGCGGTCCCTTCGCCGAGGCGTACGTGCTGGCGCACGAGTACGGCCACCACGTGCAGAACCTGGTCGGGATCATGGACCAGGTCGGGGCCGACCGGCAGGGCCCGCAGAGCGCGGCGGTACGGCTGGAGCTGCAGGCGGACTGCCTGGCCGGGGTGTGGGCGCACCACGCGACCCAGACCACGGACGAGAACGGCCGACCGTTCCTGGCGCGGCTGACCGACGAGGACATCGCCGCGGCGGTGGACGCGGCCGGTGCCGTGGGCGACGACCGGATCCAGCAGAAGGCGCAGGGACAGGTCAACCCGGAGACGTGGACGCACGGGTCGGCCGCGCAGCGGATGCGCTGGTTCAAGATCGGCTACCGGAGCGGCGACCTGAACCAGTGCGACACGTTCTCCGCAGCTCTCTGACATCCGAAGGCGGGACGGCCAAGGGCCAGGGCAACCCCGACCGCCCCGCCGCGTCGCGCGGAAGGCTGCCCATCCAAGCCGCCCGGGGCGGCCTGCGCAGGAAGCCTGGGCGCCTCGGGCTGTCGAACAGTTCCTGCCTGAACGAGGGGGAGGGAGAACGAGCAAGAACCTGTGCAGCGATGTGCGCGACTACCCTTTAACCTGCAATTACGCGCACGCCGTGTCAACGGTTGTTTTCGAACTGTGTCCTGTCGGGGTGTGCCGGCCGGGCTGCACGACCTCAGCCGCCGGTTCCCACGTTCTGAGTGATCCAGTTCCGGTAGGCGGTCGCGTCCGTGTAGATCATGGGCGACATCCCGCAGTACAGGTAGGTGCCCCGGCTGGCGACGCCGACCAGCAGCCAGCCGCCTGCCGCCCGCTGCAGCGCCGGACCGCCCGAGTCACCGAAGCAGATGCCCTCCGAACCGTTCCGGTTGTCCACGCACAGGTCCTGCTCCTGCAGCCCGACGACCAGCGTCTCGCACGCCGGAGGCGCGGCGACGAGCGTGTCCAGCTGCTTGAGCATCCGGGGCGGGGTGCCACAGCCCAGGTACGGGCACTCCAGCCCCCAGCCGAGCAAGCGCACCGCGGTCCCCCGCGCGGGCGAGGAGCCGGCGATCTCGACCGCTCGTGCGGAGACCGGCGCGTCGAGCCGCAGCAGCGAGATGTCGTTGGAGCTGACCAGGTACCGCTCGAACTGCGGGTGGAGGATCACCCGGACGACCGACCGCAACTCCCCGCCCGTGGTCCGGTCGTTGCTCCCCACCCGGACACGGATCTGATCAGGGGACATGGTGTCCACGCAGTGCGCCGCGCTCACCACCCACTGCGGCGTGATGAGCGACCCTCCGCAAAAGTGCGAGCCGTCGAGCCGCTGCAACGACGCCATGAACGGGTAGGACTCGGTGGCGGCCTTCCCGCCTGCGATGAGCGGCCGCGGATCGGTCTCGGCCGCGACACCGGCCAAACTGGTGAAAGCCAGCGCGACGGCGGCGGCGCCGGCGAGGAGGGCCCTGGTCAGTCGCATCACGCCTCCCTGACAGCTACCTGGGTAAAAGAAATGTAATGGGGCGTACCCGGCATACCCCTACAAATGATGTCGAATCAATACCCAGTGCTGGGGACACGCGCTGGCGCGCCTCGGCGGCTCGCCCCATCCGCCTGACCCGAAGGAACGAGCCGGGCGGAGGCCGCGCTGAACGGTTCCGCTGAGTGTCTGCTGAATGCCCTGGGAACCGGCGACCCCGCCTCCGGCGATGCCGTCCGCGAGCGGTGATCCGACAGCCTCCCGGCGCTCACCACCGGTTGCCGGACCGGTACCGCTCTGTTCGATCTCGCTGACAGCGCTCCGGGAAGACGGCACCGGTATTACCAGAAGACTTGGCGAGAGCTCCTCAACCAACGTCCGGCGCACGCTACGAAAACACAGTCCACCACAGTTCAACAGGGCGTCAGACGTTACTCCGGCGCTTCGCCAGCGGCCCGTGGGTCGGTGACGCGGATGCGCACGGCACGGAAGAGCGCTGGCGTGCTCCGCAGCACGGCCAGTCGGGGCTCGGGCACGGGGAGGAAGCGGGCAACCGCGAGCGTGAAGACCGGACGCAGCCGTGGCTCCTCCCGCAGCGCGTCCACCGCCCGCCGGTCGCCGCCCAGCACGACCGCCGCCAGCCGGCCCAGGTGGGGTTCCAGCACACGGACCGCGTCCTCGGCCGCCGCCTTCAGCGCTTCCCGCGCCTGCCCCTCGCGCCGGCGCGCGAACCGTTGCTGCGACCAGCCGCCCGCCCTGTGGCGGCCGTGCACGAGCCGCGTCCCCACCTTGGACGCCACCAGCCGGGTGCCCTCGAACACCCCGGCCGCGTGTGCCCCGGCACGGACCAACAGCACACCGACCACCCGGTCTCGCAGCGCGTGCTCGGCGAGCGCGTCCGAGACCAACCCGGCGTGCTCCCCCAGCCCGTCCCGCAGCGGCGGGAACGGGACCTCGGCCTCGGCCACCGCCCCGTCGGCGCCCTCGAACCGCACCGCCTCGGGCCCGGCGACCGTCCGCACCACCTGATGGCGTTCGGCGAACCCCTCCAGCCAGCGCGCCACGCGCTCAGGCGGCACCTCGACCCAGCGCCCGCCGCCGGCTGCGGGCTGTACCCGGACCCTGTTCATTCCTCATCCGTGACGATCGTGGGCTGCGCACGATCGCACAGCCCACGATTGTTCGCTTCCCCCGGCCGTCGCCGGCCGCCTGACGCCTCAGACGTTGAACCCGAGCGCTCGCAGCTGCTCGCGACCCTCATCGGTGATCTTGTCCGGACCCCACGGCGGCATCCAGACCCAGTTGATCCGGAAGTCCGACACCAAGCCCTCCAGGGCGGTCCGGGTCTGGTCCTCGATCACATCGGTGAGGGGGCAGGCCGCGCTGGTGAGCGTCATGTCGATGGTGGCGACGTTGTTCTGGTCGACGCTCACCCCGTAGACGAGGCCCAAATCGACCACGTTGATACCGAGCTCCGGGTCGACCACGTCCTTCAGGGCCTCGGTGACGTCCTCCACCGTGGCGAGCCGGGTGGACGCTTCGTCGGTCATCGCATTACCTCCCTGGCGGCCATCGCCTGCACGGTGGCGTCCTTCCACGCCATCCAGCTGAGCAGCGCGCACTTGACACGGGCCGGGTACTTGGACACCCCGGCGAACGCGACCGCGTCCTCCAGCACGTCCTCGTCCGGCTTGGTCTGTCCCTTGGACTGCATCAGCGCGAGGAACTCGTCGCTGACCGTCATCGCCTCGTCCACGGTCTTGCCGATGACGAGATCGGTCATGATCGACGCGCTGGCCTGCGATATCGAGCAGCCGATCGAGTCATACGAGACGTCCTTGATCCGATCGCCGTCGAGCAGCACCCGCAGCGTCACCTCGTCCCCGCAGGTGGGGTTGACGTGGTGCACCTCGGCGTCGTACGGCTCCCTCAGCCCCTTGTTGTGGGGGTTGCGGTAGTGGTCCAGGATGATCTCCTGGTACATCGAGTCAAGCTGCATCAGCCGAAGAACCTCTTCACGTGCTCAATTCCGGCGACCAGCGCGTCCACGTCCGCGGGTGAGTTGTAGATGTAGAACGAGGCGCGGGTCGTGGCCGGGATCCCGTACCGCAGGCACACCGGGCGGGCGCAGTGGTGGCCGACCCGGACCGCGATGCCCTGGTCGTCGAGCACCTGCCCCACGTCGTGGGGGTGGATGTCGCCGAGCGTGAAGGAGATCGCCGCGCCTCGATCGTCGGCGGTGTACGGGCCGATGATCCGCAAACCCTCGATCGACTGCAGCGCCTCCAGCGCGTACCTGGTGATCGCGTGCTCGTGGGCTTGGACGTTCTCCATGCCGATCTCGGAGAGGTAGTCCACGGCCGCGCCGAGGCCGACGGCCTGCGCGATCGGGGGCGTGCCCGCCTCGTACTTGTGCGGCACCGCCGCGTACGTGGAGGAGGTCATGGTGACGGTCTCGATCATCTCACCGCCGCCCAGGAACGGAGGCAGCTCTTCGAGCACCTGCTTGCGGCCCCACAGCACGCCGATACCGGTCGGCCCGCACATCTTGTGGCCGGTGAACGCCACGAAGTCCGCGCCGAGCGCGGCCACGTCCAGCGGCATGTGCGGCGCGGCCTGCGAGGCGTCCACGACGACCATGGCTCCGACCTCGTGGGCCCGGCGGACGATCACGTCGATCGGGTTGACCGTGCCGAGGATGTTCGACACGTACACGATCGACACGACCTTGGTGCGCTCGGTGATGACCTCGTCGATGCGCGACAGGTCGAGCCGGCCCTCCTCGGTGAGACCGAACCACTTGAGCGTCGCGCCGACCCGCTGACAGAGCAGCTGCCACGGCACGATGTTCGAGTGGTGCTCCATCTCGGTGATGACGACCTCGTCACCGGCGCGCACCCGGTACGGCTCGTCCGCCCAGGCGAGCAGGTTCGACACCAGGTTGAGGGCCTCGGACGAGTTCTTGGTGAAGATCACCTCGTCGCGGCTGGGCGCCTTGATGAACGCGGCGACCTTGTCGCGCGCCCCCTCGTACAGGGCCGTGGCCTCCTCCGCGAGCACGTGGATACCGCGGTGGACGTTGGCGTTGTGCCGCTCGTAGTACGCGCTGAGCGCGTCGAGCACCTGGCGCGGCTTCTGCGAGGTGGCCGCGTTGTCCAGGTACACGAGCGGCTTGTCGCCGTGGACGAGCCGGTCCAGGATCGGGAAGTCCTTACGGATCTTCTCGACGTCGAGCAGCCCAAGGAGCTGCGTGGACATCGCTACACACCCGCCTTCAGGAAGCGCTCGTAACCCTCGGCCTCCAACAGCTCGGCGAGCTCCGGGCCGCCTTCCTCGACGACGCGGCCGCCCACGAAGACGTGCACGAAGTCCGGCTTCACGTACCGCAGGATCCGGGTGTAGTGGGTGATCAGCAGCACGCCCACCTCCCCGGCCTCCCGGATGCGGTTGATGCCCTCGGACACCACCTTGAGCGCGTCGATGTCCAGGCCGGAGTCGGTCTCGTCGAGGATCGCGATCTTGGGCTTGAGTAGCTCGAGCTGCAGGATCTCGTGCCGCTTCTTCTCACCGCCGGAGAAGCCCTCGTTGACGTTGCGCTCGGCGAAGGAGGGATCCATGCCAAGGCGCTCCATGGCCTCGCGGACCTCCTTCACCCAGGCGCGCAGCTTCGGCGCCTCGCCCCGGATCGCGGTGGCGGCGGTCCGCAGGAAGTTCGAGACGGACACGCCCGGCACCTCGACCGGGTACTGCATGGCCAGGAACAGCCCGGCCCGGGCCCGCTCGTCGACGCCCATCGCGAGGACGTCCTCGCCGTCGAGCGTGACCGTGCCCGAAGTGACCGTGTACTTGGGGTGGCCGGCGATCGAGTACGCGAGCGTGGACTTTCCGGAGCCGTTGGGACCCATGATCGCGTGGGTCTCTCCCTGCTTCACGGTCAGGTCGACGCCGCGCAGAATCTCCCGGGGGCCGTTCTCAGCCTCGACGGAGACGTGCAGGTCGCGGATCTCAAGGGTGGCCATCTGGGTCTCAGGACTCCTGCTCGTTCACGGCGACGTACACAGTCGCGTCTGCGCCGTCGCCCTCGATCTTCACGGGATAGACGGGGACCGGCTGGGTAGCCGGGAGGCCGGTCGGCTTGCCAGTGCGCAGGTCGAAGCGGGAACCGTGCAGCCAGCACTCGATCGTGCCGTCTTCGACCTCGCCCTCGCTCAGCGCGACGTTGGCGTGGCTGCACACGTCGTGGATCGCATAAACCTCGCCCTCGCTGCGGACGATGGCGACGGGCTTGCCGGCCAGCTCACAGTGGACGGCGCCTCCCTCCGGCACGTCGGCCAGCGGACACGCCTTCACGTACTCGGTCATGCTCCGCCCCCTTCGTCCGCGTACGTCGCCCCCAGCGTCCGACCCAGCTGGGCCTCGACCTCGGCCAGCAGCCGCTCCTCGATCTCGGGGATCCCGATCTGGTGGATGACCTCGGCGAAGAAGCCGCGCACCACGAGCCGGCGCGCCTCGTCGGCGGGGATGCCGCGGCTCATCAGGTAGAACAGCTGCTCATCGTCGAACCGCCCGGTCGCGCTCGCGTGGCCGGCGCCGACGACCTCGCCGGTCTCGATCTCCAGGTTCGGCACCGAGTCGGCCCGGGCGCCGTCGGTCAGCACGAGGTTACGGTTCAACTCGTAGGTGTCGGTGCCCTCGGCGTTATGCCGGATCAGCACGTCGCTGACCCACACCGCGTGCGCGCCATCGCCCTGCAGCGCGCCCTTGTAGGTGACCCGGCTGCGGCAGTGCGGCGCACTGTGGTCGACGAACAACCGCTGCTCCAGGTGCTGGCCGGCGTCGGCGAAGTACAGGCCGAGCAGCTCGGCGTCCGCGCCCGGCCCGTCGAACGCCACCTGCGGGAACGTCCGGACCAGGTCGCCGCCGAAGGTCACCAGCACGGACTTGAACCTGGCGTCCCGGCCGACCCGGACCTGGTGGTGCGACAGGTGCACGGCGTCATCGGCCCACTCCTGCAGGGTCACCACGGTGAGTCTGGCGCCCGGGCCGACCGCGAACTCCACGTTGTCGGCGTACGTCGCCGAGCCGGAGCAGTCGATGATGACGACGGCCTCGGCCAGTTCCTTGACGTCGACGAGCAGGTGGCCGAAGGCGGTGCCGCCCATGCCGCGCAGGCGTACCGTGACCGGCCGGTCCAGCCGCGCCTCGCGCGGCACGGTGATCACCGTGGCCTTCTCGAACGCGCAGTACGCCTGGGCCGCGACCCGGTCGGTCGGCTTGGCAACCGAGCCGACGCGGGCGTCGTCGCGGCCCACGGTCTCGACGGTCACCGGCTGCGGCGCGTCCACCTCGACGGCGACGCTCCCGTCCGCCGACGCGCTGCCGTCGTGCAGCCCGCGCAGTCGCGCCAGCGGCGTGAACCGCCACTCCTCCTCCCGACCGGTCGGCACCGGGAAGTCGGCCACGTCGTACGAGGCCAGCCGGTGCGCCTTGGTCTCCGCCGGCTGCTGGCCTCCATGGCTGTGCTCACGCACGACGATGCTGGCACCGGTCCCCTCCGCGGGCCGTGCCACCTCGACGGCCGCCACCGGGACGGCCGCCTGCTCGGGAAACTTGCTCTCCGCCATGGATCAGCCCACAGCCCCTTCCATCTGCAGCTCGATCAGCCGGTTCAGCTCCAGCGCGTACTCCATCGGCAGCTCACGGGCGATGGGCTCGATGAAGCCACGCACGATCATGGCCATGGCCTCGTCCTCGGTGAGGCCGCGGCTCATCAGGTAGAAGATCTGATCCTCGCTGACCTTGGACACGGTGGCCTCGTGGCCCATGGACACGTCGTCCTCGCGGACGTCCACGTACGGGTACGTGTCGGACCGGCTGATCGTATCCACGAGCAGCGCGTCGCACTTCACCGTGGACTTGGCATGGCGCGCACCGTCCAGGACCTGGACCAGACCGCGGTAGGAGGTACGGCCGCCACCGCGCGCCACCGACTTGGAGATGATCGTCGAGGAGGTGTGCGGGGCGACGTGCACCATCTTGGCGCCCGCGTCCTGGTGCTGGCCGGGGCCGGCGAACGCGATCGACAGGGTCTCGCCCTTGGCGTACGGGCCGAGCAACCACACCGCCGGATACTTCATGGTGACCTTGGAGCCGAGGTTGCCGTCGACCCACTCCATGGTCGCGCCCTCGTGCGCGACGGCCCGCTTGGTCACCAGGTTGTACACGTTGGTCGACCAGTTCTGGATGGTCGTGTACCGGCAGCGGGCGTTCTTCTTGACGATGATCTCGACCACCGCGGAGTGCAGCGAGTCGCTCTTGTAGATCGGCGCGGTGCAGCCCTCGACGTAGTGCACGTACGCACCCTCGTCGACGATGATCAGCGTCCGCTCGAACTGGCCCATGTTCTCGGTGTTGATCCGGAAGTAGGCCTGCAGCGGGATCTCGACGTGCACGCCCGGCGGGACGTAGATGAACGAACCACCCGACCACACCGCGGTGTTCAGCGCGGCGAACTTGTTGTCGCCCGGCGGGATGACGGTGCCGAAGTACTCCTTGAACAGGTCCTCGTGCTCCTTCAGCGCGGTGTCGGTGTCCAGGAAGATCACGCCCTGGGCCTCGAGGTCCTCGCGGATCTTGTGGTACACGACCTCGGACTCGTACTGGGCGGCGACACCCGCGATCAGCCGCTGCTTCTCGGCCTCGGGGATGCCCAGTCGGTCGTAGGTGCGCCGGATCTCCTCGGGCAGCTCGTCCCAGCTCGTCGCCTGCTTCTCCGTCGAGCGGACGAAGTACTTGATCTTGTCGAAGTCGATGTCCGACAGGTCCGCGCCCCACGTGGGCAGGGGCTTCTTCTGGAACAGCCGCAGGCCCTTGAGCCGGAGGTTCAGCATCCACTCGGGCTCGTTCTTCTTGGCCGAGATGTCGCGGACGACTTCCTCGTCCAGGCCGCGTCGGGCCAAGGCGCCCGCGAGGTCGGGATCGGCCCAGCCGTACTCGTAACGGCCCAGACCCTCCAGCTCGGGGTGAGCGGTCGTGGTCATGTCTTAAGTCCTCCCGAATGCCGGGGTGGGGTTGTTGGCTGTGTCGGTCGGGATCTTCACCGGACGTGGGGGTCCGGGCTCGTTCGACTCGCGCGAGCCCTGCCGTCCGAGCGAAACCGGGGATGTCGGGGAGGCAGCCTTGTCGGCCACGGCCGGAACGTACGTCGTGCACACCCCGTCCCCGTGCGCGATGGTGGCCAGGCGCTGCACATGCGTACCGAGCAGTCGGGCGAAGACCTCGGTCTCCGCCTCGCACAGCTGCGGGAACCGCTCTGCGACATGCGCCACCGGGCAGTGGTGCTGGCACACCTGCGCGCCGCCGGTCGCCGGGGCGGTGCGCGCCGTGGCGACGTACCCGTCCGCGGTGAGCGCCCGGGCGAGCACCTTCGGACGCTCGGCCAGCGGGGCGCGCTCGAGCAGCGGGCGGTACTTGCGCTCCAGCTCGTCCAGACGGCTCTCGGCGAAGCGCCGGACCGCGCCCTCGCCGGCGATCCGGGCGAGGAACCGCAGCGCTTCGATGGCCAGCTCGTCGTAGGCCTGGTAGAAGACGCCGCGACCGGCATCGGTCAACGCGAAGACCCGCGCCGGACGCCCCCGGCCACGGTGGCCGTGCACCCGCTGCCCACGCGCCTCGACCAGGCCCTCCGCGAGCAGCGCGTCGAGGTGCTTGCGGACCGCCGCCGGGGTCAGGTCCAAAAGCTCCGCGAGCGCGGCCGCGGTGGAGGGCCCATTCTCCAGGATCGCGCGGGCGACACGGTGCCGCGTGCCATGCTGTCCGTCGACCGGGTGCGCGTCGACAGGGTCCATCACCAGGGGAACAGGACCCGGCTTCTGCCGCTCACGCACGTTTTTCACAACGCCATTGTCACGTAATTCATGCCGACCCACAAACCCCCTTCTCCACGAGCTACGTGGCCTTCGTCACTTAGGGTCACCTAACTTCTCGCCGTGCCGCAGCCGCTCGGCGTCCGGGCACCCGTTCTTCCCGTCGCCTGGTCCCCCAGGAGCTCCTGACAGCGTTGTCAAAAGCCCCAAGAGGGAGCCGGGTCCTGGCCGGGCGAGTTCCGGGCGGGGGGCGTGCGGCAGAGCGGGGGATGGAAACCTAGACTTCGGAACGTGATCGAAGCAGCGGTCGAGGTCGTGGACCTGGTCAAACGGTACGGCAGTGGCCCCGGCGGGGTCACCGCCGTCGACGGGCTCTCGCTCACCGTGAAGCGGGGCACC from Carbonactinospora thermoautotrophica encodes:
- the ypfJ gene encoding KPN_02809 family neutral zinc metallopeptidase, whose product is MRFDEDAELDSSQVEDVGGSGGFPGGGIAIGGGAIGIIGLILVLLFGGGIDLSSLESGGQQPAQPGSDLAAECRSGADANANQKCRIVADVNSIQAFWSGEFARRGGRYTRAKTTLFTGSVDTGCGFASSAVGPFYCPADRHVYLDLGFFQDLRARFGARGGPFAEAYVLAHEYGHHVQNLVGIMDQVGADRQGPQSAAVRLELQADCLAGVWAHHATQTTDENGRPFLARLTDEDIAAAVDAAGAVGDDRIQQKAQGQVNPETWTHGSAAQRMRWFKIGYRSGDLNQCDTFSAAL
- a CDS encoding S1 family peptidase; this encodes MRLTRALLAGAAAVALAFTSLAGVAAETDPRPLIAGGKAATESYPFMASLQRLDGSHFCGGSLITPQWVVSAAHCVDTMSPDQIRVRVGSNDRTTGGELRSVVRVILHPQFERYLVSSNDISLLRLDAPVSARAVEIAGSSPARGTAVRLLGWGLECPYLGCGTPPRMLKQLDTLVAAPPACETLVVGLQEQDLCVDNRNGSEGICFGDSGGPALQRAAGGWLLVGVASRGTYLYCGMSPMIYTDATAYRNWITQNVGTGG
- a CDS encoding acVLRF1 family peptidyl-tRNA hydrolase is translated as MNRVRVQPAAGGGRWVEVPPERVARWLEGFAERHQVVRTVAGPEAVRFEGADGAVAEAEVPFPPLRDGLGEHAGLVSDALAEHALRDRVVGVLLVRAGAHAAGVFEGTRLVASKVGTRLVHGRHRAGGWSQQRFARRREGQAREALKAAAEDAVRVLEPHLGRLAAVVLGGDRRAVDALREEPRLRPVFTLAVARFLPVPEPRLAVLRSTPALFRAVRIRVTDPRAAGEAPE
- a CDS encoding metal-sulfur cluster assembly factor; this encodes MTDEASTRLATVEDVTEALKDVVDPELGINVVDLGLVYGVSVDQNNVATIDMTLTSAACPLTDVIEDQTRTALEGLVSDFRINWVWMPPWGPDKITDEGREQLRALGFNV
- the sufU gene encoding Fe-S cluster assembly sulfur transfer protein SufU encodes the protein MQLDSMYQEIILDHYRNPHNKGLREPYDAEVHHVNPTCGDEVTLRVLLDGDRIKDVSYDSIGCSISQASASIMTDLVIGKTVDEAMTVSDEFLALMQSKGQTKPDEDVLEDAVAFAGVSKYPARVKCALLSWMAWKDATVQAMAAREVMR
- a CDS encoding cysteine desulfurase, which produces MSTQLLGLLDVEKIRKDFPILDRLVHGDKPLVYLDNAATSQKPRQVLDALSAYYERHNANVHRGIHVLAEEATALYEGARDKVAAFIKAPSRDEVIFTKNSSEALNLVSNLLAWADEPYRVRAGDEVVITEMEHHSNIVPWQLLCQRVGATLKWFGLTEEGRLDLSRIDEVITERTKVVSIVYVSNILGTVNPIDVIVRRAHEVGAMVVVDASQAAPHMPLDVAALGADFVAFTGHKMCGPTGIGVLWGRKQVLEELPPFLGGGEMIETVTMTSSTYAAVPHKYEAGTPPIAQAVGLGAAVDYLSEIGMENVQAHEHAITRYALEALQSIEGLRIIGPYTADDRGAAISFTLGDIHPHDVGQVLDDQGIAVRVGHHCARPVCLRYGIPATTRASFYIYNSPADVDALVAGIEHVKRFFG
- the sufC gene encoding Fe-S cluster assembly ATPase SufC — encoded protein: MATLEIRDLHVSVEAENGPREILRGVDLTVKQGETHAIMGPNGSGKSTLAYSIAGHPKYTVTSGTVTLDGEDVLAMGVDERARAGLFLAMQYPVEVPGVSVSNFLRTAATAIRGEAPKLRAWVKEVREAMERLGMDPSFAERNVNEGFSGGEKKRHEILQLELLKPKIAILDETDSGLDIDALKVVSEGINRIREAGEVGVLLITHYTRILRYVKPDFVHVFVGGRVVEEGGPELAELLEAEGYERFLKAGV
- a CDS encoding non-heme iron oxygenase ferredoxin subunit; protein product: MTEYVKACPLADVPEGGAVHCELAGKPVAIVRSEGEVYAIHDVCSHANVALSEGEVEDGTIECWLHGSRFDLRTGKPTGLPATQPVPVYPVKIEGDGADATVYVAVNEQES
- the sufD gene encoding Fe-S cluster assembly protein SufD, giving the protein MAESKFPEQAAVPVAAVEVARPAEGTGASIVVREHSHGGQQPAETKAHRLASYDVADFPVPTGREEEWRFTPLARLRGLHDGSASADGSVAVEVDAPQPVTVETVGRDDARVGSVAKPTDRVAAQAYCAFEKATVITVPREARLDRPVTVRLRGMGGTAFGHLLVDVKELAEAVVIIDCSGSATYADNVEFAVGPGARLTVVTLQEWADDAVHLSHHQVRVGRDARFKSVLVTFGGDLVRTFPQVAFDGPGADAELLGLYFADAGQHLEQRLFVDHSAPHCRSRVTYKGALQGDGAHAVWVSDVLIRHNAEGTDTYELNRNLVLTDGARADSVPNLEIETGEVVGAGHASATGRFDDEQLFYLMSRGIPADEARRLVVRGFFAEVIHQIGIPEIEERLLAEVEAQLGRTLGATYADEGGGA
- the sufB gene encoding Fe-S cluster assembly protein SufB, which translates into the protein MTTTAHPELEGLGRYEYGWADPDLAGALARRGLDEEVVRDISAKKNEPEWMLNLRLKGLRLFQKKPLPTWGADLSDIDFDKIKYFVRSTEKQATSWDELPEEIRRTYDRLGIPEAEKQRLIAGVAAQYESEVVYHKIREDLEAQGVIFLDTDTALKEHEDLFKEYFGTVIPPGDNKFAALNTAVWSGGSFIYVPPGVHVEIPLQAYFRINTENMGQFERTLIIVDEGAYVHYVEGCTAPIYKSDSLHSAVVEIIVKKNARCRYTTIQNWSTNVYNLVTKRAVAHEGATMEWVDGNLGSKVTMKYPAVWLLGPYAKGETLSIAFAGPGQHQDAGAKMVHVAPHTSSTIISKSVARGGGRTSYRGLVQVLDGARHAKSTVKCDALLVDTISRSDTYPYVDVREDDVSMGHEATVSKVSEDQIFYLMSRGLTEDEAMAMIVRGFIEPIARELPMEYALELNRLIELQMEGAVG
- a CDS encoding helix-turn-helix transcriptional regulator, whose protein sequence is MDPVDAHPVDGQHGTRHRVARAILENGPSTAAALAELLDLTPAAVRKHLDALLAEGLVEARGQRVHGHRGRGRPARVFALTDAGRGVFYQAYDELAIEALRFLARIAGEGAVRRFAESRLDELERKYRPLLERAPLAERPKVLARALTADGYVATARTAPATGGAQVCQHHCPVAHVAERFPQLCEAETEVFARLLGTHVQRLATIAHGDGVCTTYVPAVADKAASPTSPVSLGRQGSRESNEPGPPRPVKIPTDTANNPTPAFGRT